One region of Leishmania panamensis strain MHOM/PA/94/PSC-1 chromosome 28 sequence genomic DNA includes:
- a CDS encoding hypothetical protein (TriTrypDB/GeneDB-style sysID: LpmP.28.1150), which yields MLFEKQQLAQALQLRYHCSEACATSTVNSYYPDEEKCRATISGKMTAPFVLIVGMVPKQHEYIESLSRDLATAFQNFPYLNGTAKPQDEEQQDGYINAVASGKSGKNGTTSPLAPIDWAEVRARLFSHEKAPLWYMYTELVFSGDTHDLRIYENAYQNLIVKEGFSHVLGCYASGDGMVPALDYVNARLCGEPVQSLARRMNFGEDIVEALDSVEAEVPTCVYTRVNVFGNNPATSCSSRQDKGHAQQVLKEAGLPYIRYCVTTRVDEAVAKVKDGTLLLPVVVKPNSGAGSEFVALCYTVEDIRVAFSMVEGVRTSQGTDAAQLVVEEYIEGPEYVVNTVSYQGVHVVTDVWESWKYPEPVVTTGLTRSAEEALRAAGIERQKQHKTSILYDRQTLIPNLADLPASHSARRIVEYTLKCLDALGLENGCGHSELRLDTRKMTREWRQQDRQRLRRKSPLGAANDESPSEGQPLLIELNSRMQGDIPRSNEVIGYDQYSLLVYISEAVNVFGAATAVSTAWPFRVDSSSRPPRVGEIPWPPVPRLYRARHSAGSPMTTTVLFLATKEECILNGVALQSLTELRTFQRFTRTIFKPNQPGFVTPLRRTIDLFSSPTSCVMQGSTADVEADCATIRSMESATLSSSTRAALFKLASSIHETERLRESIRTLDERLGAVTVAYRDAAALAGLSAGRTTEDGKVNDKYKSKGNGDHSCQSELVALQCRLSALQSELTCAKNNVSVYERRVQHQRTDFANALASQQPAPLYISYQDFSIMKATGVGNKLAVT from the coding sequence ATGCTGTTTGAGAAGCAGCAACTGGCGCAGGCACTGCAGTTGCGTTACCACTGCTCCGAggcctgcgccacctccactgTAAACAGTTACTACCCTGACGAAGAAAAGTGCCGGGCAACAATTTCGGGGAAAATGACAGCGCCGTTCGTGTTGATCGTTGGGATGGTGCCGAAGCAGCATGAGTACATTGAAAGCCTGAGCAGAGACCTCGCCACTGCCTTTCAGAACTTTCCGTACCTCAACGGTACTGCGAAGCCACAGgacgaagagcagcaggatgGGTACATCAACGCGGTTGCCAGTGGCAAGAGCGGCAAAAATGGTACGACGTCGCCGTTGGCTCCTATCGACTGGGCCGAGGTGCGGGCTCGCCTCTTTTCCCACGAGAAGGCTCCACTGTGGTACATGTACACAGAACTGGTGTTTTCTGGCGACACCCACGATCTGCGCATCTACGAGAACGCCTACCAGAACCTTATTGTCAAGGAAGGTTTCTCGCACGTGCTTGGCTGCTATGCTTCCGGCGATGGTATGGTGCCAGCGCTCGACTACGTCAACGCCCGGCTTTGCGGCGAGCCTGTCCAGTCTCTTGCCCGGCGCATGAACTTTGGCGAGGACATCGTCGAGGCACTCGATtctgtggaggcggaggtgcccACCTGTGTCTACACACGTGTGAACGTGTTTGGCAATAACCCCGCAACATCTTGCTCCTCTCGGCAGGATAAGGGCCACGCGCAGCAGGTCCTCAAGGAGGCGGGGCTTCCCTACATTCGCTACTGCGTGACGACGCGCGTGGATGAGGCAGTGGCAAAGGTGAAGGATGGCACATTGCTGCTTccagtggtggtgaagcCGAACTCCGGTGCTGGGTCAGAGTTTGTGGCCCTGTGCTACACCGTGGAAGACATACGCGTCGCCTTTTCAATGGTAGAGGGTGTGCGCACCTCGCAGGGCACAGACGCGGCACAGCTCGTTGTGGAGGAGTACATTGAAGGCCCCGAGTATGTTGTGAACACGGTGAGCTACCAAGGCGTGCACGTCGTCACGGATGTGTGGGAGAGCTGGAAGTACCCGGAGCCGGTCGTCACCACTGGCTTgacgcgcagcgccgagGAGGCCCTGCGCGCTGCCGGCATCGAACGCCAGAAGCAGCACAAGACATCCATCTTGTACGACAGACAGACCCTTATCCCCAATCTGGCGGACTTGCCAGCGAGCCACAGCGCGCGACGGATTGTCGAATACACGCTCAAGTGTCTCGATGCCCTGGGCCTCGAGAACGGCTGCGGCCACAGCGAGCTGCGCCTTGACACCCGGAAGATGACACGCGaatggcggcagcaggaTAGACAACGGCTCAGAAGGAAAAGCCCTCTTGGCGCGGCTAATGACGAGAGCCCGAGTGAAGGCCAACCACTCTTGATTGAGCTCAACTCTCGCATGCAAGGCGACATCCCACGCAGCAACGAGGTAATTGGCTACGACCAGTACTCGCTGCTCGTCTACATCTCAGAGGCTGTGAATGTGTTTGGTGCAGCCACGGCTGTCTCCACCGCGTGGCCCTTCCGCGTTGACTCGTcgtcgcggccgccgcgggTGGGTGAGATTCCGTGGCCGCCGGTGCCGCGTCTGTACCGCGCTCGACACTCCGCCGGCTCACCCATGACGACGACCGTGCTATTCCTGGCGACGAAGGAGGAGTGCATCCTCAATGGCGTCGCTCTGCAGAGCCTCACTGAGCTCCGCACCTTCCAGCGCTTTACCCGAACGATCTTCAAACCAAATCAGCCCGGGTTTGTCACGCCCCTGCGCCGCACTATCGACCTCTTCTCCAGCCCGACGTCGTGTGTCATGCAGGGGAGCACTGCAGACGTGGAGGCGGACTGCGCCACCATACGGTCCATGGAGTCCGCAACGCTCTCTTCGTCGACGAGGGCGGCGCTCTTCAAGCTCGCCTCCTCTATCCACGAAACAGAGCGACTGCGCGAGAGCATTCGCACTCTCGATGAGCGACTGGGCGCCGTGACGGTGGCGTAtcgcgacgccgccgctctgGCGGGGCTCTCGGCCGGTAGAACCACCGAGGACGGAAAAGTGAACGACAAATATAAAAGCAAGGGAAACGGTGACCACTCCTGTCAGTCTGAATTAGTGGCGCTTCAATGCCGACTCTCCGCCCTTCAGTCGGAGCTGACTTGTGCAAAGAATAACGTCTCCGTCTACGAGAGACGTGTGCAACACCAGCGAACCGACTTTGCCAATGCGCTGGCAAGCCAGCAGCCAGCCCCGCTGTACATTAGCTACCAGGACTTTTCGATAATGAAGGCGACGGGTGTAGGGAATAAGTTGGCTGTGACGTAA
- a CDS encoding hypothetical protein (TriTrypDB/GeneDB-style sysID: LpmP.28.1160), with protein MRSGVPLTDEDREPWLHRLREETLAPCQGLSTVSVVLACSALRRRYRDVLRGMGCSKDPQAVADMLQHTEVFFLMLSGDVKLIEERMQTRQGHFMPATLLGSQMATLEALQPAELGTTVDLADPPALIAEKAAELIRISTTP; from the coding sequence ATGCGCTCTGGCGTGCCGCTGACAGACGAGGATCGTGAACCGTGGTTGCATCGGCTAAGGGAAGAGACGCTCGCGCCATGCCAGGGTCTCAGCACTGTGTCAGTGGTGCTCGCCTGCtccgcgctgcgccgccgctaccGTGACGTGCTTCGGGGGATGGGCTGCAGCAAGGACCCTCAAGCTGTCGCCGACATGCTACAGCACACGGAAGTTTTCTTCCTGATGCTCAGTGGAGACGTGAAGCTCATTGAGGAGCGGATGCAGACGCGCCAGGGCCACTTCATGCCAGCCACCCTCCTCGGATCTCAGATGGCCAccctggaggcgctgcagccagCGGAGCTCGGCACCACGGTTGACTTGGCTGACCCGCCTGCACTGATCGCTGAGAAGGCAGCCGAGCTTATTCGCATCTCCACCACGCCATAA
- a CDS encoding hypothetical protein (TriTrypDB/GeneDB-style sysID: LpmP.28.1170): protein MAAKREFYVDFEVKFGKTVVSLEMPASATVHDLKHRLEEKTHVLLDKQRLLLNLPVVKAKHRDPPHDTVVRLLFPAELVSRCEQHDGPVAQHLKVSAMLLGSAEVAPTVNVAATSEISRLVATTVEYDGKWYRCSYPRGYLRQTAYICRTCVDEARADPQHAVCLACAEFCHGNHEVEEWGVRYNMRCDCCTQKCWRVPADPEATAEATAKQRARLDTSSSVASPMVSVSQMRAVQMSDIEGRTTRKRAPSTTPVTPKRSRGSSPMSGIRMTTIPPTDMPEVTLHPSTTSGVSVSTAGASRPSQEASRLLPSSSAFLTGPSSPLAAAPAAVDKANAAVGVAGKPSFLGKRSPDRDNEDDDFHGGPGEEEHQDAHLPPLLELSHCAFVVDSKTKKPPVESVLPTNRHNRYPRDPFNWCYCKNPYPSDDPECGGIACMLCCSCYWSTHLTRLHTYQYRRMPCYGDVLLGDTIAFKCNTCHTCVCVPCRYRCHKDHDVEETLVRPSTEDGTDNDAPEGARFSCGCRGLCAIAEEVPAEMIDDESTFDPIPDAVATEMMNNDIFTGFVCAYCMQEHPWMATDDPLKCYQGQLPPMTIEKKSVLACGAKSPLPHSADVEDSDVFPYHGMLLPVSAFTNDMTCSCEACRTTFAKFAPRSTESATEMIMELHDHCDHCGKSIKDQQAFMCRTCEMRLDHTFFICKDCNALRELQVQSIHCVQALARPSNDEAPPQPVERSHRDRGEGTVEDAQLDAANHSASDHVLPETGEYDHDLSHEFVEDTFENLYALCGMQILQNMDPEMQEYVASHWDPATNRMELANSLSQSLGQIPLTFDEEELREMTVLNQKHNEAQARK, encoded by the coding sequence ATGGCGGCCAAGAGGGAATTTTATGTGGATTTTGAAGTGAAGTTTGGAAAGACAGTCGTCTCGCTTGAGATGCCGGCCTCCGCCACTGTCCACGACCTAAAGCACCGGCTGGAGGAAAAAACTCACGTGCTCCTTGACAAGCAGCGACTGTTGCTCAACCTGCCTGTTGTAAAGGCAAAGCACCGAGACCCGCCGCACGATACGGTTgtccgccttctctttccggCAGAGCTGGTCAGCCGTTGCGAGCAGCACGACGGTCCTGTGGCACAGCACTTGAAGGTGAGCGCCATGTTGCTCGGAAGTGCGGAGGTGGCCCCGACAGTGAACGTTGCAGCGACATCAGAAATATCGCGACTGGTGGCCACCACAGTGGAGTACGACGGCAAGTGGTACCGGTGTTCCTACCCACGCGGGTATCTGCGGCAGACGGCGTACATCTGTCGCACATGCGTGGACGAGGCAAGGGCGGATCCACAGCACGCGGTCTGTCTTGCCTGCGCTGAGTTCTGCCACGGTAATCACGAGGTCGAAGAGTGGGGCGTGCGTTACAACATGCGGTGTGACTGCTGCACGCAGAAATGCTGGCGAGTTCCTGCCGATCCGGAGGCTACCGCAGAAGCCACCGCGAAGCAGCGAGCGAGGCTCGATACGTCGTCATCAGTAGCGTCTCCGATGGTTTCTGTCTCCCAAATGCGTGCCGTACAGATGAGCGACATCGAAGGGCGCACCACGCGCAAGCGCGCGCCTTCGACAACGCCAGTGACACCAAAGCGATCACGCGGCAGCTCACCGATGAGTGGAATTCGCATGACCACCATCCCGCCGACAGACATGCCGGAGGTAACCTTGcacccctccaccacctctggtgTGTCGGTGTCGACGGCAGGCGCCTCCAGGCCGTCACAAGAGGCCAGCAGGCTCCTCCCCTCGTCGTCTGCATTCCTGACAGGACCATCATCGCCCTTGGCTGCTGCCCCGGCGGCTGTGGACAAGGCGAATGCCGCGGTCGGTGTTGCAGGCAAGCCGAGTTTTCTCGGCAAGCGCTCCCCTGACAGGGACAACGAGGATGACGACTTCCACGGCGGCcccggcgaggaggagcaccaggacgcgcacctgccgccactgctggagCTGAGCCACTGCGCCTTCGTTGTGGACAGCAAAACGAAGAAGCCGCCAGTGGAGTCGGTGCTGCCCACGAATCGCCACAACCGCTACCCACGAGACCCGTTCAACTGGTGTTACTGCAAAAACCCCTATCCCAGTGATGACCCCGAGTGCGGCGGCATTGCCTGTatgctctgctgcagctgttaCTGGAGCACCCACCTCACAAGACTACACACATATCAATACCGGCGTATGCCGTGCTACGGCGACGTTCTGCTCGGCGACACGATCGCCTTCAAATGCAATACGTGCCAtacatgcgtgtgcgtgccctGCCGGTACCGCTGCCACAAGGACCACGACGTTGAGGAAACGTTGGTGAGACCGTCGACGGAGGATGGCACCGACAACGACGCGCCGGAGGGGGCCAGGTTCAGCTGCGGCTGTCGCGGACTCTGCGCAATTGCGGAGGAAGTCCCGGCGGAGATGATCGATGATGAAAGCACATTCGACCCGATCCCAGACGCTGTGGCGACGGAGATGATGAATAACGACATCTTTACCGGATTTGTGTGTGCCTACTGCATGCAGGAACACCCATGGATGGCAACGGATGACCCACTGAAGTGCTACCAAGGACAGCTGCCGCCGATGACGATCGAGAAGAAGTCCGTATTGGCCTGCGGCGCCAAATCTCCCTTGCCTCACTCGGCAGACGTGGAGGACTCGGACGTGTTCCCCTACCACGGAATGCTGTTGCCGGTGAGCGCCTTCACGAACGACATGACGTGCTCCTGCGAGGCTTGCCGCACCACGTTTGCGAAGTTCGCTCCTCGCTCGACGGAAAGTGCGACGGAGATGATCATGGAGCTCCACGACCACTGTGACCACTGCGGCAAATCCATCAAGGACCAGCAGGCCTTCATGTGCCGCACCTGCGAGATGCGCCTCGACCACACCTTCTTTATATGCAAAGATTGCAACGCGCTGCGGGAGTTGCAGGTGCAGAGCATCCATTGCGTGCAGGCCTTGGCTAGGCCGTCAAACGAcgaggcaccgccgcagccagTCGAGAGGTCGCATAGGgacagaggggagggtaCTGTAGAGGACGCCCAGCTGGATGCAGCAAATCACAGCGCAAGCGACCATGTTCTGCCGGAGACCGGCGAGTACGACCACGACCTGTCGCACGAGTTTGTTGAGGACACTTTCGAAAATCTGTACGCGCTCTGTGGAATGCAGATCCTGCAGAACATGGACCCCGAGATGCAGGAGTACGTCGCTTCTCACTGGGATCCAGCGACGAACCGGATGGAGTTGGCAAATTCCTTGTCGCAGTCGCTCGGGCAGATTCCGCTGACGTTTGACGAAGAGGAGCTTCGAGAAATGACGGTGCTGAACCAAAAGCACAACGAGGCGCAGGCACGGAAGTGA
- a CDS encoding electron-transfer-flavoprotein, alpha polypeptide, putative (TriTrypDB/GeneDB-style sysID: LpmP.28.1210): MVGGKVSPATLAAITAASKVGPVTVLVAGASAKNEAQVLAKVKSVQNVLAVEAAQYSHGLPEEYAPLIDAAVKANSYTHVLAGTSAFGKNVIPRAAAKQCCMPIPEVTEIKDERTFVRQTYAGNAITTVKSSDKIMYCTLRGTTFPRAEVEGGSAEVVDFAATPAVGKAKFIADQISTSDKPDLATAATVISGGRGMKNGDNFKLLEELATPLRAAVGATRAVVDAGYVPNEMQVGQTGKTVAPNFYLACGISGAIQHVAGMKDSKVIAVVNTDPEAPFFQIADYGIVEDLFKVVPELTKRVKEAAGK; the protein is encoded by the coding sequence ATGGTGGGTGGGAAAGTCTCACCAGCGACACTAGCCGCCATTACGGCGGCCTCAAAGGTGGGCCCTGTGACGGTCCTAGTGGCCGGCGCGTCCGCCAAGAATGAGGCGCAGGTCCTTGCCAAGGTAAAATCTGTCCAGAATGTGCTGGCGGTCGAAGCGGCGCAATACAGCCACGGCCTCCCCGAGGAATACGCTCCGCTCATCGACGCGGCGGTGAAGGCGAACAGCTACACGCATGTGTTAGCCGGGACTTCGGCGTTTGGCAAGAACGTTATTCCCAGGGCTGCGGCGAAGCAGTGCTGCATGCCGATTCCAGAAGTCACGGAGATCAAAGACGAGAGGACGTTTGTGCGGCAGACGTACGCCGGCAATGCCATCACCACGGTCAAGTCGTCCGACAAGATCATGTACTGCACCTTGCGCGGTACAACGTTTCCCcgcgccgaggtggagggcGGTAGTGCTGAAGTGGTGGATTTTGCCGCGACCCCGGCAGTGGGTAAGGCGAAGTTTATAGCGGACCAAATTTCCACCAGCGACAAGCCCGACctggcgacagcagcgaccgTCATCTCCGGGGGTCGTGGCATGAAAAACGGCGACAACTTCAAGCTGCTCGAGGAACTCGCCACcccgctgcgcgctgctgtcggcgcTACTCGCGCTGTTGTGGATGCTGGCTATGTGCCGAACGAGATGCAGGTCGGTCAGACGGGCAAGACGGTCGCGCCAAACTTCTACCTTGCGTGCGGCATCTCCGGCGCTATCCAGCATGTGGCAGGCATGAAAGACTCGAAGGTGATCGCTGTTGTGAACACTGACCCGGAGGCGCCCTTCTTCCAAATCGCCGACTACGGTATTGTGGAGGATCTCTTCAAAGTGGTGCCAGAGTTGACGAAGAGGGTCAAGGAAGCTGCTGGCAAGTGA
- a CDS encoding hypothetical protein (TriTrypDB/GeneDB-style sysID: LpmP.28.1190): protein MLQSTRLNGDASSDSNRQSSPPNAGMRGTSAAKSNYPTNGSFDNAAANTYRNIDLNDFEYIPTPFNPRRIARCRADNFVILFVLAVTFVASLAALLTPIFMYRSPTSTVYVDSRNVWGIKGDDVQQRYKIYTLFCNNYTVKSDGYLALHIMVLLLTFIGFCLALCPIICARVLFCTYLVHSLLCVSWLFVLIAMILGTKMYTDKLCRGTSLMIVGFRYGPAFAVTATLFSLLSVTGIFLIVRTIRNSR, encoded by the coding sequence ATGTTGCAGAGTACACGGCTTAACGGCGACGCCAGCTCGGACAGCAATCGTCAGTCGAGCCCCCCGAACGCGGGCATGCGTGGGACTTCGGCGGCCAAGTCGAACTATCCGACCAACGGTAGCTtcgacaacgccgccgccaacacGTACAGGAATATCGACTTGAACGACTTTGAGTacatccccaccccctttaACCCCCGACGCATcgcccgctgccgcgctgatAACTTTGTGATTCTTTTCGTGCTGGCTGTGACGTTCGTGGcttccctcgctgccctTCTAACCCCCATTTTCATGTACCGCAGCCCAACCTCCACGGTCTACGTGGACTCTCGGAACGTCTGGGGTATCAAGGGGGACGACGTACAGCAGCGGTACAAGATCTACACACTCTTCTGCAATAACTATACTGTCAAGTCGGATGGCTACCTGGCATTGCATATCATGGTTCTGCTTCTCACTTTCATCGGATTCTGTTTAGCGTTGTGCCCTATCATCTGCGCCCGCGTGCTGTTCTGCACCTACCTGGTGCACTCGCTGCTCTGTGTGAGTTGGCTCTTCGTCCTGATCGCCATGATCTTGGGGACAAAAATGTACACGGACAAACTGTGCCGCGGCACGTCACTGATGATAGTCGGCTTCCGCTACGGCCCAGCGTTTGCCGTGACTGccaccctcttctcgctcctctccgTCACAGGGATCTTCTTAATTGTACGCACTATCCGGAATTCGCGTTAG
- a CDS encoding hypothetical protein (TriTrypDB/GeneDB-style sysID: LpmP.28.1200) — translation MVSGAKQSPLPGDQDQACNHQSDQYQQKDHRAEHQRGEVPPDDEGEEAAHQHLKTGGTPSFYSKAHSDSLTERYQQRVEQASSVWLSGILSGRSYAPRPKKVYETELSDSTNMKLLKERTYTIPRGYKYFQENLPPVLSPVPKNGYRAALFSHIIFFSIAFVFTLVAACPIPWYRGKNVEESGVNYNERTFNLWKAEGGNYSAVSVRTMKDCPVEKQFYQTIAVCTIVGCVLSLVSLLITGARLVGRSSYGWILLFSFLAFLWTLCGNAMSIRLYYAARCDAPQFSHTARLDVGFALSLLAWIFQLCGFLALFLVTKMNVGPVLNHLRVMDTFYMALLCVSLLFLCTANASTVWKRRFNTLDVKVVRVAYWHTELIMPNGTSLYYAHHHYGCDAFSQCMKASISFLILSSVALFFAIMLAIPAFVSRGCRTISVVFSVITLVFLMVSWVTAVVVRYRSSCSGAIDGTWYQQYPGVPSGIYNGLTSFPGYGVQEGLILPIVAWVIVLGATVLNMRIPWPEVKV, via the coding sequence ATGGTGTCCGGTGCGAAACAATCACCGCTTCCGGGCGATCAGGATCAAGCCTGCAACCACCAATCGGACCAGTACCAGCAGAAGGACCACAGAGCTGAACACCAGCGAGGCGAGGTGCCGCCTGACgatgagggagaagaggcggcgcatCAGCACCTCAAGACTGGCGGCACGCCTAGCTTTTACAGCAAAGCGCACTCCGACTCGCTGACAGAGAGGTACCAGCAGCGAGTGGAGCAGGCCTCGTCGGTGTGGCTGAGTGGCATTCTGAGCGGCCGGAGCTACGCACCGCGTCCCAAGAAGGTGTATGAGACAGAACTAAGTGACAGCACCAATATGAAATTGCTGAAGGAGCGGACGTACACGATTCCACGTGGGTACAAGTACTTCCAGGAGAACCTTCCCCCCGTGCTGAGCCCGGTGCCAAAAAACGGCTACCGCGCCGCCCTCTTCAGCCACATCATCTTCTTCAGTATCGCGTTTGTGTTCACACTGGTAGCCGCCTGCCCCATTCCATGGTACCGTGGCAAGAACGTCGAGGAGAGCGGGGTAAACTACAACGAGCGCACGTTTAACCTGTGGAAGGCTGAGGGTGGCAACTACTCAGCTGTGTCGGTGCGCACTATGAAGGACTGTCCCGTAGAGAAGCAGTTCTACCAAACCATCGCCGTTTGCACCATTGTGGGCTGCGTGCTGTCGCTAGTCTCACTCCTTATCACAGGCGCGCGCCTTGTTGGTCGCAGCTCCTATGGCTGGATCTTACTCTTCAGTTTCCTCGCGTTTTTATGGACGCTCTGCGGCAACGCGATGTCGATCAGGCTCTATTATGCAGCCCGCTGCGATGCGCCGCAGTTTTCCCACACAGCGCGCCTCGACGTCGGTTtcgcgctgtcgctgctggcgtGGATTTTCCAGTTGTGCGGCTTTCTGGCCCTTTTTCTGGTGACGAAGATGAATGTTGGCCCAGTCCTAAATCACCTGCGTGTGATGGACACGTTCTACATGGCACTGCTCTGCGTGTCGCTCCTGTTCCTGTGCACAGCGAACGCGAGCACTGTGTGGAAGCGCAGGTTCAACACTCTTGACGTGAAGGTGGTACGTGTGGCGTACTGGCACACAGAGCTAATTATGCCTAATGGCACCAGTCTCTACTatgcccaccaccactacggCTGCGATGCCTTTAGTCAGTGCATGAAGGCGAGCATCTCGTTTCTCATCCTCTCCAGTGTCGCATTGTTTTTTGCCATTATGCTGGCGATCCCGGCCTTCGTTTCGCGAGGCTGCCGCACCATCTCGGTCGTTTTCTCCGTCATTACACTTGTGTTCTTAATGGTTTCCTGGGTGACTGCTGTCGTCGTGCGGTACCGTAGCTCTTGCAGTGGTGCCATCGATGGCACCTGGTACCAGCAGTACCCAGGTGTGCCCTCCGGGATCTACAATGGCCTGACAAGCTTTCCGGGCTACGGCGTGCAGGAGGGGCTCATCTTGCCTATTGTCGCGTGGGTCATTGTGCTTGGTGCCACTGTCCTCAACATGAGAATCCCGTGGCCAGAGGTAAAGGTTTAG
- a CDS encoding hypothetical protein (TriTrypDB/GeneDB-style sysID: LpmP.28.1180): MTEHEDTPRLELEAALGFSGNLPGSLVAHPDQQHLLYALGACIVIRDANDTQRSEFFYGHNDKISCLTVSVSGRYVASGQVTHPGFQADVCIFDFEERRLIHRMLLHKVKVQALAFSPDEQYLVSVGGPDDNTVVLWDVKTGRPLCGAPAHHTETKAVAFFNNNSEKLITGGVGSLRVWTVDLELRKMNPVDINMGNMRRSVQTIAIEKTDKYVYCGTTSGDVICALLQQANIFKMQGPQKKLSGGILSTILTHTGDVLVGSGAGELQLLSKINLTVQNSTNVNGGVTGLALMGESFYVGTKTSNLYFVNGGNFMTRLRLTCHSEAVQDVVFPHGFSSVFATCCDTDIRVWNANSCTELLRIEVSNRTCNCLQFSRDGSLIISGWSDGRIRAFGPQSGKLVFSVADAHKVEQGTRSHKVGGKAGVTSVCADYTGRRIITGGSDGLVRVWAIHGTNCTLEASMKEHKTAVNDIVISHDDTECVTASDDGSCIVWDLTRYLRRNIMYRQTYFRGLEYYVDDSQLITCGSDKCIAYWDSVDCHAIREVPGSRTAELNSLSLSPDGRFFVTGGNDRIVKVWDYDRGECIAVGLAHSCSITKVRVSPDGKKIVSVGDEGAVMVWSVGDLAIEGL; the protein is encoded by the coding sequence ATGACGGAGCACGAGGACACGCCACGCCTGGAGCTTGAGGCCGCCCTTGGCTTCAGCGGCAACCTTCCTGGAAGTCTGGTCGCCCATCCCGATCAGCAGCATCTGCTCTACGCCCTTGGCGCTTGCATTGTGATTCGTGACGCCAACGACACGCAACGCTCCGAGTTCTTCTACGGCCACAACGACAAGATCAGCTGTCTTACCGTGAGCGTGTCGGGTCGCTACGTTGCATCGGGACAGGTGACCCATCCAGGATTTCAGGCAGATGTCTGTATCTTCGACTTTgaggagcgccgcctcaTCCACCgcatgctgctgcacaaggTGAAGGTGCAGGCGCTCGCTTTCTCGCCGGATGAACAGTACCTGGTCTCTGTCGGAGGGCCCGACGACAACACGGTTGTTCTGTGGGACGTCAAGACAGGCCGCCCGCTCTGCGGCGCGCCCGCTCACCACACCGAAACGAAGGCCGTCGCCTTCTTCAACAATAACTCGGAAAAGCTCATCACTGGCGGCGTGGGCTCGCTGCGCGTCTGGACGGTGGACCTTGAGCTGCGCAAGATGAATCCAGTAGACATTAACATGGGCAACATGCGCCGCTCCGTGCAGACGATCGCGATCGAGAAGACAGACAAGTACGTGTATTGTGGTACCACATCTGGCGACGTCATATGCGCCCTACTGCAGCAGGCCAACATCTTCAAGATGCAGGGACCACAGAAGAAACTCTCTGGCGGTATTCTCTCCACCATACTCACCCACACGGGCGACGTATTggtcggcagcggtgctggagagCTGCAACTGCTCTCAAAGATCAACCTCACGGTTCAGAATAGCACCAACGTCAACGGTGGTGTGACGGGACTGGCCCTCATGGGAGAGAGCTTCTATGTCGGCACGAAGACAAGCAACTTGTACTTTGTGAATGGCGGCAACTTCATGACGCGACTGCGCCTCACCTGCCAcagcgaggcggtgcaggaCGTTGTCTTTCCCCATGGCTTCAGCTCTGTGTTCGCTACCTGCTGCGATACCGACATCCGCGTCTGGAATGCGAACTCGTgcacggagctgctgcggatTGAGGTTTCGAACCGGACGTGCAACTGCCTGCAGTTTAGCCGCGACGGCTCGCTCATCATCTCTGGCTGGAGCGACGGCCGTATCCGGGCCTTTGGCCCGCAGTCTGGCAAGCTCGTCTTCTCCGTCGCCGACGCGCACAAGGTAGAGCAGGGGACCCGTAGCCACAAGGTTGGCGGCAAGGCCGGGGTGACGTCGGTGTGCGCCGACTACACCGGCCGCCGCATCATCACCGGCGGCTCTGACGGCCTCGTGCGCGTCTGGGCTATCCACGGCACTAACTGCACGCTGGAAGCGTCCATGAAGGAGCATAAGACGGCTGTGAACGACATTGTCATCTCGCACGATGACACTGAGTGCGTGAccgccagcgacgacggcagctgcatcgtATGGGACCTCACTCGCTACCTCCGGCGCAACATCATGTACCGTCAGACCTACTTTCGGGGCTTGGAGTACTACGTTGATGATAGCCAACTGATCACGTGCGGCAGTGACAAGTGCATTGCCTACTGGGACTCCGTCGACTGCCACGCCATTCGCGAGGTACCTggcagccgcaccgccgaGCTGAATTCACTGTCCCTGTCGCCTGATGGTCGGTTCTTTGTGACGGGCGGCAATGACCGAATCGTGAAGGTGTGGGACTACGACCGCGGCGAGTGCATCGCAGTGGGGCTcgcacacagctgcagcatcacCAAGGTGCGCGTGTCCCCGGACGGCAAGAAGATTGTGTCCGTTGGCGATGAGGGTGCCGTCATGGTGTGGAGCGTTGGCGACCTCGCGATTGAGGGCCTCTAG